GCTCCATCAGTCTGATCTCGGGGCGTTTTAAGAAGTACGTTAAGAAAAACGGTGGTTCCATGAGAGTAGCGGCGATGAGTGTGGGTATACCCTGTATCGTTAGAGCATCACTTGCTATACACTTGGAACCGTTACCACCCTCGCCCACCATCGAGGGATCCGTTGGCCCCACCGCGTTTTACCGAGAGTGGGAGTGGGTAACGCTACGTGGGGACCTTTTTCAAAAAGAACGATCCAGGATGACCTTTTGCACCCACGCACAGCGAACCCCATCACCGACGATGATATGTTCTGTTTAGGTGGGCTCCACTGGATCGCCCAATCACAAACAGGGAAGTGTGGCCACGGCGACCGACGTGAGTCCCACCATAAAGATATCCAATTTGCGTCAAGATCCGTGCTTACGAGACGAGCTAAAAACAAGCATTCAAACGACTCCACTGGGGATCGAACCCAGAATCTCTGGTTCCGTAGACCAGCACCTTATCCATTGGGCCATGGAGTCCTAGTGCTAATTGGTTGAACCACAGATTAATGATTACTATTACTAAGTTCTTAAGACAACCTAAAACCGCGGTATATAACTAAACGACTCCACTGGGGATCGAACCCAGAATCTCTGGTTTCGTAGACCAGCGCCTTATCCATTGGGCCATGGAGTCTCATATGAAAtttgaaatttatattttatatgaaatttgTTTTCCAAACAGGATTCCAGCAACACAATTATGTTCTAATCACCCAGAAGGCAGGAACATGAGCATCTCAATCATCCCAAAGGGGAGAACAAAAGTTCTAAGGATAGTTTCTTGTCCTACTGAACTTTGTTCCCTCGCTCACTATGCCTTCACCTAGATTCTTGACTTGATGGTTCGAAATGCTACCATCTGTCATATGAATTTATGGGAGAAAGCCTGCAACAATTGAGCAACCATGGTTAACCACCTGCAAAGCTTTTGACAGACTTGGAGAAGAGAAAGCAGGactactgtatatatatatattgtgcctTCGCTGTATCCATGGGAGGTGATTTGGTCTGAGAGTTGTTGGTGGATCAGCAGCATTTGCTGCATCAAATTTGGTAGAAATCCAGTTTATATTCACTGAGAGTGGAGATTTGGGTGTCTTGGAAGCTGCTAGTTTTGCCATTCTTTGTTGATTGGCTGGTGAATTTTCTCGCTTATCTCCAACTGTGTCTCGCTACGTTTCTCGATAGTGTAATGCACCTTGGAAATGACGGTGCAGTGGCCTTGCAATTGTGATCGGACAAACCGTGAGCTGGATGTGACAAATTGACAGCATTCCAGATGAGGAGAAGCAGAGGATGCCATGGCAGCTCGCTGACGGCCGACCTGCAACACCATGTCATGTCAAGTTCCTTCAGATCACTCGCTCGCAGGAAAGTCATCATGAAAGACCCCGTGCGGCCGCTTGCACAACCTGGGGTATCACGAAGTGCAGAAGTGGTGGCGTTAGAGACGAGCAGCCATCAGATCGGACCAGGGCAAAGCGGAGTTGCAGGTTGGAGATAAATATGGGTGGAACTGAAACCTGCATGAGCAGAGGCTTTGGGAGAGAGAAGAGAATTGCAAATACTGTGGGTCCCGATTCGTGTATGCAAATATTGCACTGGAGATAGAAGTGGGTACACGGAAAAAGAGGCGGGTTTTCCAATTCGTGCGGTGGGCCGGCGGCGAAGCTGAGACAGGCGGCGGGAATCTGCCGATATATGGCCCAATGTCCCATCTCGGCACATGTCTTCTCTTCGCGTCGCATCCTTTAGGTAACCCCACCTCCCTGTGCTCCGATCTGTCAAACCGAAAGGACCATATGGCCCTCCCTCGAAAGTCTATTATCAGCTCCTGATCCACAATTAATTTCCACAGGACCATGAGCAAATCAGTAATTTTATGTAGTAAAGCTACAGCGAGAGCGAGGGACTCGCTTCGCGTTCCGACTTCTATATAAGGTGACCGCTCTCTCGGTCTCCGACGGCGTTGCTCCCTCCGAAACCTCTCTTGTTCCCTACAGACCCTCGCCAGACCAGTAAAGGTCTCGCTTTTCTTGCGTCCACTGCTTCAAACTTCGACGATGGATTCCTCCTCCTCGGCTGTGGAGTCCGCTCtgttccttctcttcctcccGAAGACGGAGGCGCTGCCTTCGATCGTGGCCTTCCTCCTCGCCGCCCTCTCGGTTCTCTGGTTCTACCCCGGCGGGCTCGCATGGGCGCTCTCGAGGGCAGGACGCTCGATCCCCGGCCCTCGGGGCATGGTCCTCGGCTTGTCCGGCGCTGCCGCGCACCGGTCCCTCGCCACGCTCGCCGAAACCCTCAAAGCCACCGGCTTGATGGCCTTTTCCGTCGGCCTCACCCGCTTCGTCGTGTCCAGCCGCCCCGACACCGCCCGGGAGATCCTCAACAGCTCGGCCTTCGCCGATCGCCCCATCAAGGAATCCGCCTACGAGCTCCTCTTCCATCGGGCAATGGGCTTCGCGCCCTTCGGCGAGTACTGGCGCAACCTACGGAGGATGTCCGCCACCCATTTGTTTAGCCCCAAGAGGATCGCCGCTTCGGGAGAACACCGCCGGACCATTGCACAACAAATGATCCGGGACGTAATGGCGAGCATGGAGAAGAATGGGGCGGTGGAGGTGAAGAAAGTCCTGCACTTTGGGTCTCTGAGCAACGTGATGGCGACTGTTTTCGGCAAAAGATTCGATTTTGGGAAGGGCGAGGGCATGGAGTTGGAAGAGCTGGTCACGGAAGGGTACGAGCTACTCGGTGAGTTCAACTGGAGCGATCACGTCCCTCTGTTAAGTTGGTTGGATCCTCAGGGCATCAGAAAGAGGTGCAGGGGACTGGTGTCCAGGGTTAATGTGTTCGTGGGGGGCATCATAGGCGAGCACAGGCGGAGGAGATCTGGTGGAGAGTCGGTCGATGGTGACTTTGTCGATGTGCTGTTAGATCTAGAGAAGGAAGAAAGGCTTTCTGATTCGGACATGGTTGCTGTTCTGTGGGTGAGCTCCCCTTCCATGATTTGCATTATTATTAACACTCATGACATTCTTCTTCGTTCTACATTCTTGTAGTTTAATGATTGGGTTTCATATCATATTCCTGTGCTTTTTAGTTGTGTTGTAGTTGTCTTGGTAGGTCAAGGGACTTCTGTTGGATTAGCTGGTTCGGATACTTATCTGAAGGCTTAAATGTGTCCTTATCCTCTCGCATCTTAGAAGCTCACATCTCCATCTTATGCACTGTAACCAGTGAATCCTGCTAAAGATCTGAGAGTTGACATGTTCAAACCATATTCCATCGTATGAGTTAGCGTATCGTCGTAGTAGCAACCATCTTATGGATTCTActtgttcttttcttgatgtGTATAGTATGTGTTATATCTTGAGGCCTCCATTACGATTAGATTAGAGCTAAACTCCCAACCATGGACGGCGTTCTGTCAGGAAATGATCTTTAGAGGAACCGACACTGTTGCTATCCTCCTGGAATGGATCATGGCAAGACTGGTGGTGCACCAGGAGATACAGAGGAGAGCCCAGTCGGAGCTCGACGCCGTCGTCGGGAACTCGCGCGCCGTCGCAGACGGCGACATCCCCAACCTGCCCTACCTGCAATCCATAGTCAAGGAAACCCTCCGGTTGCACCCACCCGGCCCCCTTCTCTCCTGGGCGCGCCTCGCCATCCATGACGTTCACGTCGGCGATAGCTTCATCCCTGCAGGGACTACAGCGATGGTGAACATGTGGGCGATAACCCACGACGAGCGCATCTGGCCGAACCCCGAAAGCTTCGAGCCGGAGAGGTTCATGGAGGAGGACGTGAGCGTTCTGGGTTCCGACCTCCGGCTTGCACCTTTCGGGTCTGGAAGAAGGGTGTGCCCCGGCAAAGCCCTAGCCTTGGCTGCCGTTCACCTGTGGCTGGCGCAGCTACTGCAGCAGTTCAAATGGGTTCCTGTGGAGACTGGAGTGGACCTGTCCGAGTGCTTAAAGATGTCTCTTGAGATGCAGAATCCTCTGGTGTGCAAGGCCTTCCCAAGATACTGAACGAGTTTGGATCTGGTGGAGCTTGGTGTCTGTGGTTATCATCTGCAGTGTAGTTTGCAGAAGCTGGAACTGTTTGTCGTGTCCTTTGAGTTAGTGTCAGAAAGTTTgtgttatatatatttatatttggtgTAATGTACATAAATATATAGCTTCATATGTGGGGAATGGAGTGTCTATCTCAGGTTTCTCTTGGATCTTTACTCTTGGAATGCATATTTTCCTTTACTTTTCTTTGTTGAAAGGCAACCAATTCCATGTTGAACTCCTCGAGTTGTCAGAttattggtttgcatttccatgTTGGAACTCCTCGAGTTATCAGATCACTGGTTGTTTGGATATATGTAGAGGCAACTGATTGCAGAACAGTTGTGTTCTTCATCAATCCAAAAAGGATGTGACTGCTCATCCATGACTCATTCATGATAAACATTCCACCTCATTTAATGCTGGCCATTTTTCCTGTGCTGCCTTTTCCACTTGCACAATCTATAGAAGAAGCAAATCTTTCCTACAAGATCGGGCAAGTTTTCCGAAAGAGTTCTCACAATTATAGGATTCAGAAAAGACATGCTACCTCTCATGTGAGATTAAACTTCGATAAGCACGACTCAAGTCTCAGCAATATTATCTGCCCATGGTGCAGTTCTTGTCCATCTCTTTAAACACTTGCACATGTTGTTTCCCTATGCATGCAAAGAGACAACATAGGGTTTCCTTAGTTTGACCTTCGATGTACAGCCGCACCCAATAATATGATCTCAAGATACCACTTTTTCTAGTGTCATATCCCCACAGAATATTTGCAGCTCCTGAAAAGCTCGCTTCCTTTCTTCAACGATATCTGCGAGCACCCTAATTATTCTTCTGCAGCCTAAATAAACAAAATCAACTTGTCATCCTTGGATCATCACCCTTATCTCCAACGTATGTGCTCCTCCACTCCCGTCAGGTTCTTGCTTGTGTGGGTAGAAACGAAAGAGCAACACAAGACCCGAGAATCTCCACTGTTTCTGACCATTCATCATGTTCGAAAGCCATGGAGCTAAGCGAGCATAAGATCAGGAAAGGAAAAGATACGAAGATCTTGTTGACTCAGGTCTCAGGTTTAGTTAGGCCTCAGTCATACATACCTAGCAGAATGCTCCAATCCAGCATGCTCACCATTAACTAACCTTTTCTTGACCACCAAGAGTGTCGGATAAACAACTCCAATAATAAACATGGCAGTTGGAGTGTCCACAAATCGTGCCACTGAATCTTGGCTGACATGAACTTTCCATTGCAGAATCACATTTCAGGTAGAGTAGGCTCAAAGAAATTCCACTAGTTTTCTTTCAGACTTGCCTGTGATTCTCATCAAAGTGCCACACTAAAAATGTTCCaacctatcatcatcatcatcaagtttCCGACTAAAACCATGCGAGAGAGAAGGTGGAACATTAGCTTCCCGTTGTATTTTCCAATGGGCTTCTATCCATTGTTTGACGTAGCAAGCTACTGTCTTTTAAGCATCGACCGGCGTTGAATGTGGGGCTCAAGTCCAAGTTCATTGCATAGCTTTCACCAAAGTTGATCGTGATCTTCTATGGGTGACAGTGTGGATAGCATTATCCATTGACAGTACCATAATACTCTTTTTTTATTGTTTGCATCAAATCTACTTGATATCGTTTCTTATTACTCTTCAGTATCCAGTAGATCTTCTTCaagtcaacatatatatatatatatagatacctaTAAAACTGAAGATCTCAGACTCATAAAACATTAGCTTGAATGAAATGAAATAGCAAGATAaagttcttctcttctttttgttctCCAAATAAAAGTCTCTCTAAAGACCTGAATCTTCAAAGGCTACATCAAAGACACCATGGAAGACCAAAGCCATCAAACTGCAACAATGGCCCCTTAGTATTGGAGCTAATTATTTAAGAAgatatatgtacgtatatatatttACTTCGATCGAAATGTTTGTGTGACAAATAAAGATGTTGCCGGTTTGTCAGATTCTAAGTTGAATATATGTCAGCTTGATAATACGAATCAATAAAATCTAAGTGGTGACATTACAACAACCGACACAAACAGGTTCTACTCAATTTTATATACGATCACAAGGACGGGTTAAGCTTCAAATGGCAGCCCACTGAGTTGAAATCATTCGTGCCCGACTGTGTAAACAATCAACCGAGGTACTTTTTCTTCATGTTGTTTGAATCCGACTTGTCCGATCCTAAGGGTCTCCAATCAGGAATCctgttataatatatttttatgatcaaCACTAATTATGAGGAACGATTTTTATTACTCTAAGACTTAATTATGATCATGACATTGTGACATGTTAAATCTAGGATACGATGACAATCATAATAGATCTAGTTTATCATGATGACATCGagatggtggacatgtgtcactgtcagtcacatgaaaaatataataatattaataaataaaattagtgATATTACCGACAACATCAACAATATTGATAATAATCTTATTTGGACCTCCGTTAAAAAAAAGGTGCTGATTGATGTTAGTGtcaacaaccttaagccgtggcctcggggccaacgttacttggttcgggtccggatgacagggatctccctgggacgttcCTCGAGACTACTGAGGTGGCTGGCTGCAGTGGTCCGATCAggacggggtcgtcgtttcctccgaGAGGGGGCTCCTCGCCTGAGCGTCTAACGGGAGGCCTccgccttcgcacctgcacacaggtcgggtcgggagagctcgacccgacccattcgacgatcaagtcagtgaataATCGCAGGGGGGGCAGGCTCGTACTCTGGTAGCGTCtaacactggtgttggcgtggcgtgaaggaccgagcctgagtaggatatttaatgtgcctcgatcggcgttttggtccgtttgaccaggtggtgTCGGGTCAACCGAGGCGTCATATGGGACAGTTGATgtcaacccgagtcttatcgccattattaccctcatcataatccccccccccccgaaggaagctatgcgtcggttgctgTAAAGgggggtctgaggcatggcttcggCTTTGAGAAACTGTCCTAGCCGGGCGTCTTGCCGGTCCGTTGCCAAGGGTGTGGGAATCGTGGAGTTTCGCAACTAAGAAGAGTTGGATGTGTAGCGGTGACCCCGGGTagtgtgcggccgaggagcacactCAGTAGAGCAGGCCGAGCGGAGGCTGTGGTCTTGgggagcatagagccgaggagcacgacacgggcgggctggccgtgcaggtgtggtctcgggcaacatgcggccgaggagcacgacgcaggtgggtaggccgcgcaagtgtggtctcgggcaacacacggtcgaggagcacgacgcaggtgtggtctcgggcaacacgcggtCGAGGGGTatggctcaagcgggcaggccgcgtaggcatggtctcgggcgacatgcggtcgaggagcacggcgcaggaggGCTACGATCGAGGGGTatggctcaggcgggcaagccgcgcaagcGTGGACTTGGGCAGTCTACGGCCGAGGAGCATGGCGCAAGCGGGCTTTGCTCGGAAGAGACTGAGGTAGGGCCTAGATttcttttcacgaggactacatcgaATAGCCACCGTGGGTGCTTGACCTCTTCTATGGAGCCCGCAGCCAaaagtcgtcccttctcctcacggccacccaggcctccgccgcgatgtactggttagctcgctggagcatatctggtaccgtggtggggggtcgctccacgaaggactagaggaatctggaaggtcgcaggcctatcataaacgcctgcaaTAACAGAGAAGGATGAGCGTACGACAACCTCTGGATTTGTGttgtaaagcgattcacaaaatgggagaagggctcgtcctccctttggttgagtccgaggagcagtgcaaTGGATGGCTTTGGCCGAGCGTAGGCCAagaagttaagctcaaagtctTTGACAAGCTGACCAAAGGAGGTGATCGTCCTGGTCTTCGGAccgctgtaccatgtgcgggctggCCCCCTCAGAGTCATGggaaatgccctgcacatcaaagcgtcagaggttccatatagcgccatttgggcacggaaagcggctacgtggtccgcTAGGTCGGTGGCACCGTCATATGCATCTAGAGAGGGGAGCcggaagttcggggggactgTATGATATTGTATCTCGGGTGCGAACGGAGACCCTTGGTGtgtgtcctccccgagctctccctttgacttgCCAACCTCCTTCTCCActtcgtcgagccgctgactaacaaagcgtagctgggctcgcagggagtccgttgaaTCCAAAGAcaatgcctcgggttccgggcgaccgctcgggtttgccatcactcgatccccgagtggggccgatcAGACCCGAGGTGAAGTGGGGAGCTCCGGAAGTGGcgtgtgggcccgaacgggcggcTCCTGTTGCTGCAGTTGTTGGATCGCAAGCGGGTGCgccggatgagaaacgagcgggataatggtttgcaccatacccgtcagagctcggacttgatgagcgaggtcctgaaaggtcTCGGATGACACGGGCGACGGGTCGGCTAGGGCTCCTTTGGGCGGCGACCACCCCGGGTCATTGAATAACCGCCAATGGTGCTCTGAGGTCACGGCGGGGTGCTCAGCTCGAGGTTCTTCACGCGGGGGGTGTTCCCTCGGAGCTTCGATCTAGTGTGACCCCTCAGCCGCGAGCTCGTCTGAGTCAATCGGGCGATCCCTTGACAttcgagccctccttctagcgccaaaatgttagtgtcaacaaccttaagccgtggccttggagccgacacggcttggttcgggtccggatgacggggatctccctgggacgttcctcgagactgctgaggtggccgactgcggtggtccgatcaggacggggtcgtcgtttcctccgaGAGGGGGCTCCTCGCCTGGGCGTCTAGAGGGAGGCCTCCACCTtcacacctgcacacaggtcgggtcgggagagcttgACTcgccccctccgacgatcaagtcagtgaataGTCGCAGAGGGTTTGTTGgtgtcctctccttcttttccgtTTAGAATGCgatggtatttatagggaagcttactgtttcctgatgtgcccacttgcagggggcagactcgtactcctggtagcgtctgacactggtgttggcgtggcgtgaaggaccgagcctgagcaggatatttaatgtgcctcggtcgacatTCCGGTCTGTTTGACCAAGTGGTGTCGGGTCAACCGAGGCGTCATCTAGAGTAGCCGACGTCAACCAGAGCAGCCGACGTCAACCCAAGTCTTATCGCTATTATTACCCTTATCAATTGAAAACCAATATTAATTGCTCATCATTAAAATAAAACCATATATTTTCAAGATTTTATGAATTTGACAAGGATTGCATCATATAAAAGAGTTGGAAGAGTCACATAATATAAATTAAACTGTCAATATTATTCCACTTACAACcatctaaaaattaagctaaagctTGCAAACCAAAATGTAAAATACacatgaaaaatatatttaaaaaatttaaaaattaaaagcgCTTTGCTTCCGATCGGGGCCCAATTCGGTTGATAACAAAGCCCAAGATTAGGCCCAATAATAAAGCTATTTAAAGAGGCTTCAGAAGATGGGCCTCCAAAACGCCACCAGTTCGAGTCCTCCTCGTTAGGcttggcggcggcggaggagaagTCGAGCATGTCGTCGTCGTCGAAGCGGCAGGGGCCGCCCAAGCACCAGAACAAATACGCATGGAAGCCCAACGCCGGCTGCAAGATCAACGAAACGGTCCCCGCCCTTCTCTTCTCCTAAGCTCCATAATCTCGTAACAAAGAgtcttcttttcattttttttttttgcataaaagcACGAGTTCTACGGATGGCGGTTGATGTGACAGGAATTGGGAGGAAGGCTTCGCCCCTACTCGGCCGTAAGCGGGGTCTGCCCCCGCTGCAAAGGGCAGATCGATTGGAAGCGAAGGTCCCTGTTTGTTTCCTTCTTCTTCGAAGTTTCCTCTGTTATACCCTTGGACTAGGGTTTATATGTGGTTTTATCTGATGGAATTATTTCTTTATTAAAAGAGATTTCTTGAAATCATTGTTGTTCTTGTTTTTGCAGATATGGCAAGTATAAGCCTATTTTGGAGCCCGCAAAGTGGTATTTTTCTCTTCACTTTGTGAAAtattcctcttctttttccttgTTGCATGTGATCTGCTAAGTTGCTTTGTGGCGGTGAAATAGTCAAAAATGTGGGAAACGGACTGTCCGGCAGGCTTACCATAATGTCTGCTCCGGTTAGTAGTTCACATTtctgtattttcctttttattctgTTTTTGAATGATTTTAGTGCAATGTTGTTTGATTCTAATTTATGTGCAGCGTGCTCGAAGGATCTTGGGATATGTGCAAAATGTTGCGGTAGCACCAATGAGATCATAGGAAGGTCATCCTTCTATTAATACCCAACATTTGTTTCATTGTCTCTTTACCTAAGATTTTCATTTGTGGAACTCATTATGAATCACTGAACTGTAGGGATGTCTTAGAAGCGGAGTCTGAACGCAAGACACTGGAGGAGGTCCTTTTCataaatcaaagaaaaaaattcCATTCttgttttaatgcatgatttgaaataaattaagtttGGTGTATATATTACAGGCTATTAAGAATTCTCGGGAAAGAGATCGAAGGACTCTTCTTCGCGCTGTAAGGACTTCACTCTGTAATTAATAGCATGCATACCCTTCATAGGTTGTATGTTTTACTCTTTCTCCTTGGTACATAAAAGTCTTACTCAGCTATAGGAACACATCAGTTGTTGTGCTTTGTGTTAAAATGAGCTTACTGAAGAAAGAATGGATCACAACATGTGTGTCTTACTTGGTCCAGAATGAACTATGAGATGTCCGTTAGGCATGAGAATGCTATCGGATGCATCTGCTTGTAAATTGAAAAGATTCATAACCTCTCAACTTCATCCTTTAGTCTTCTATTCGAACACACATTTAATTTGCAttcctttttctattttattaCATGGAACCATGATATGTCTGCTTGCATAGAGCTTAATTGTTACCTTTTTGTTTCCCATTTGATTTGCCTGTGAATGGTGATACATACTGACTGTTGTTAAAGATAAGGGGTTGAGAATGCAAAACTCAACATAATTTATCTTTCTAGGTACCATATACTTTCTACATCCCTTTAAGGTTTGACACTTGCAAATCCCATAAGCTATTGTTACCTGTCTTCAGGATTTTTCCCTGTGGACAAACCATATCAAATCATTGGATTAGAACATTTCATATGGCAGGAAAGTCCACATTTGTCAATATTCAAATGTTGGCCCAAAACTAAATGGAACTTAAAGAAGGAAAGATCTGGTTAACTCCAACAGCACTATTTTTGTTTGTATAACTTG
The window above is part of the Musa acuminata AAA Group cultivar baxijiao chromosome BXJ2-6, Cavendish_Baxijiao_AAA, whole genome shotgun sequence genome. Proteins encoded here:
- the LOC135615897 gene encoding uncharacterized protein LOC135615897, with translation MSSSSKRQGPPKHQNKYAWKPNAGCKINETELGGRLRPYSAVSGVCPRCKGQIDWKRRYGKYKPILEPAKCQKCGKRTVRQAYHNVCSACSKDLGICAKCCGSTNEIIGRDVLEAESERKTLEEAIKNSRERDRRTLLRAMNKNRTGAGTTIPKIGDRSREGDLFPVKTIDEYAELTRHHDKNNDEDEDEDKCEDKEVDGYEVEDEEKDWNEDEDEAKM
- the LOC135613734 gene encoding cytochrome P450 78A5-like; this encodes MDSSSSAVESALFLLFLPKTEALPSIVAFLLAALSVLWFYPGGLAWALSRAGRSIPGPRGMVLGLSGAAAHRSLATLAETLKATGLMAFSVGLTRFVVSSRPDTAREILNSSAFADRPIKESAYELLFHRAMGFAPFGEYWRNLRRMSATHLFSPKRIAASGEHRRTIAQQMIRDVMASMEKNGAVEVKKVLHFGSLSNVMATVFGKRFDFGKGEGMELEELVTEGYELLGEFNWSDHVPLLSWLDPQGIRKRCRGLVSRVNVFVGGIIGEHRRRRSGGESVDGDFVDVLLDLEKEERLSDSDMVAVLWEMIFRGTDTVAILLEWIMARLVVHQEIQRRAQSELDAVVGNSRAVADGDIPNLPYLQSIVKETLRLHPPGPLLSWARLAIHDVHVGDSFIPAGTTAMVNMWAITHDERIWPNPESFEPERFMEEDVSVLGSDLRLAPFGSGRRVCPGKALALAAVHLWLAQLLQQFKWVPVETGVDLSECLKMSLEMQNPLVCKAFPRY